A region from the Leptospira venezuelensis genome encodes:
- a CDS encoding potassium channel family protein, protein MRKKRIAVIGLGDFGIELVKRLYEDGQEVTAIDQDKNKIDRIREFSTYCVAIDSTDESELKEHGLDEMDAVVLAIGDNFENLIVTADSLKKIGAINIFARYQSDLNKRVLQMLGIENLFNPEEQAAHSMAEQLANSSVKGVTLLGQDYRILEATVPKHMQGKTIQGAKLREDWNLNLITVKRPKKTRRKSDKQDAEVLGIPSPNLVLSEGDILVLFGKAEDLEQMIEKR, encoded by the coding sequence ATGAGAAAGAAAAGGATCGCAGTCATCGGCCTAGGGGATTTCGGAATTGAGCTCGTAAAAAGACTTTATGAAGACGGGCAAGAAGTCACAGCAATCGATCAGGATAAAAATAAGATAGATCGTATCAGAGAATTTTCTACCTACTGCGTTGCAATAGATTCTACGGACGAATCAGAATTAAAAGAACATGGTTTGGACGAAATGGATGCGGTAGTTTTAGCGATTGGGGATAATTTCGAAAATCTAATCGTGACTGCGGATTCTTTGAAAAAGATAGGTGCAATTAATATATTCGCTCGATACCAATCCGATTTGAACAAAAGAGTTTTGCAAATGTTGGGGATTGAGAACCTTTTCAATCCGGAAGAACAGGCTGCTCATTCTATGGCAGAACAACTTGCGAATAGCAGTGTAAAAGGAGTTACCTTACTCGGACAAGACTATAGGATTTTAGAAGCTACGGTCCCGAAACACATGCAAGGAAAGACCATACAAGGTGCAAAACTTAGAGAAGATTGGAACTTAAATCTAATCACAGTCAAAAGACCTAAAAAGACCAGAAGAAAATCAGACAAACAGGACGCAGAAGTTTTAGGAATTCCTTCTCCAAATCTGGTACTATCAGAAGGAGATATCCTAGTTCTATTCGGAAAGGCAGAAGATCTAGAGCAGATGATTGAAAAACGTTAG
- the gmd gene encoding GDP-mannose 4,6-dehydratase, translating to MKKALITGITGQDGSYLTELLLEKKYEVHGIVRRTSSLNRDRIEHLRGNPNLFLHYGDLTDSSNLNRVLEKVQPDEIYNLAAQSHVGVSFEVPEYTAEVDAVGTLRILDALKQTGVKSRFYQASTSELYGKVQAVPQDEKTPFYPRSPYAVAKLYAYWAVVNYREAFGLHASNGILFNHESPRRGEGFVTRKITLGVAGLVSGKGGPIHLGNLDAKRDWGYAPDYVNMMWMMLQQSEPDDYVVATNETHTVREFIEESFRHLNIQVEWKGTGDQEKGYNKKDGKLLIEVNPAFYRPTEVDLLIGDPAKAKAKLGWEPKVKFKELVEIMIKADCKAAGINI from the coding sequence ATGAAAAAGGCGCTTATCACAGGGATCACCGGACAGGATGGATCCTATCTTACCGAACTTCTTTTGGAAAAAAAATACGAAGTACACGGGATCGTCCGTAGAACCAGCTCTTTAAACCGGGATCGGATCGAACATCTAAGAGGAAACCCAAACCTTTTTCTTCATTATGGAGACTTAACCGATTCCAGTAACCTAAACAGGGTTTTGGAAAAAGTCCAACCAGACGAAATTTATAATCTAGCAGCCCAATCTCACGTAGGAGTTTCCTTCGAAGTTCCTGAATATACTGCAGAAGTGGACGCAGTTGGAACTTTAAGAATTTTAGATGCACTCAAACAAACAGGAGTAAAGTCCAGATTCTACCAAGCTTCTACTTCTGAATTGTACGGAAAAGTGCAGGCTGTTCCACAAGACGAAAAAACTCCATTCTATCCAAGATCACCATACGCAGTCGCAAAATTATACGCATACTGGGCGGTAGTAAACTACAGAGAAGCATTCGGATTACATGCTTCTAATGGAATTCTATTCAACCACGAATCTCCAAGAAGGGGAGAAGGTTTCGTAACCAGAAAAATCACCCTTGGAGTCGCTGGCCTTGTTTCCGGAAAAGGTGGCCCTATCCATTTAGGAAACCTGGACGCAAAAAGAGACTGGGGATACGCACCAGATTACGTAAACATGATGTGGATGATGTTACAACAATCAGAACCGGATGATTACGTAGTAGCAACTAACGAAACACATACAGTCAGAGAATTTATCGAAGAATCCTTCCGACATCTGAACATCCAAGTTGAATGGAAAGGAACAGGAGACCAAGAGAAAGGTTATAATAAGAAGGACGGAAAACTTTTAATCGAAGTAAATCCTGCTTTTTACAGACCAACCGAAGTGGACCTTCTTATCGGCGATCCAGCAAAAGCAAAGGCAAAACTTGGTTGGGAACCTAAGGTCAAGTTCAAAGAACTAGTAGAGATAATGATCAAAGCAGATTGTAAGGCAGCCGGGATCAATATTTAA
- a CDS encoding adenosine deaminase yields MDSNLGFADLHNHLYGSLKPELLFQMGLNNPSPRWEIFTKPFHELYGKSINRETFFEDYKSLEEFKKIYLFNHQGPFPEFQAKFNLIIALSKFDPQEIKFVSKHITKDQYEEGVVFGEYRIMYSPLDTYEGIYSKTLAACEGFEEAESELSGKAKSRLVVSLHRDGEVLKEYEMLKEMMEKDVLIKKYLVGLDFCYIEEGFPPKGKREFLNEVQKDNLAETSTALTVLYHVGESFLDKTLLSASRWILEAAEWGAHRLGHAIAMGIDPNAYLGKEVLELASEREDTLKFQLDHWDEISKHGELPPRKRLESELDSIRHKERVEISVTENMVSETKAFQEYCMDRIKNTNVVIESCPSSNEYIGMVRDKAHHPLVRFASNDLKFTISTDDPGIFGTNIKEEYDKAQILGLDTEYLEKVRKNSFQYTSEILSGRIRSEEGAAF; encoded by the coding sequence ATGGATTCGAATCTAGGATTTGCAGACCTTCATAATCATCTATACGGTAGTCTCAAACCTGAACTTCTCTTTCAGATGGGATTGAATAATCCCTCTCCACGTTGGGAAATTTTTACAAAACCTTTCCACGAACTTTACGGGAAGTCCATCAATAGAGAAACATTCTTCGAAGATTATAAATCTTTGGAAGAATTTAAGAAGATCTATTTGTTCAATCACCAAGGACCTTTTCCTGAATTCCAAGCAAAGTTTAATCTGATCATTGCACTTTCCAAATTCGATCCTCAAGAGATCAAATTTGTTTCTAAACATATTACAAAAGATCAATACGAAGAAGGTGTTGTATTTGGAGAATATAGGATTATGTATTCTCCGCTCGATACTTACGAAGGAATTTATTCTAAAACTTTGGCAGCTTGTGAAGGATTTGAAGAAGCAGAGTCGGAACTTTCTGGAAAAGCCAAATCCCGTTTAGTAGTTTCCTTACATAGGGATGGAGAAGTTCTTAAAGAATACGAAATGTTGAAAGAGATGATGGAAAAAGATGTCCTCATCAAAAAGTATCTAGTCGGATTAGATTTTTGTTATATTGAAGAAGGTTTTCCTCCCAAGGGTAAAAGGGAATTTCTAAATGAAGTTCAAAAAGATAATCTTGCGGAAACTTCTACTGCGCTAACTGTTCTTTATCATGTGGGAGAATCTTTCCTGGATAAAACTCTTCTATCTGCATCTCGTTGGATACTAGAGGCAGCAGAATGGGGGGCGCACAGACTTGGACATGCGATTGCGATGGGTATAGATCCAAACGCTTACTTAGGAAAAGAAGTTTTAGAACTAGCCTCTGAAAGAGAGGATACCCTCAAATTCCAATTAGATCATTGGGATGAGATTTCAAAACATGGAGAATTGCCTCCTAGGAAAAGATTAGAATCCGAATTGGATTCGATCCGACATAAGGAGAGGGTGGAAATTTCCGTTACTGAAAACATGGTCTCTGAAACAAAGGCATTTCAAGAGTATTGTATGGATCGTATCAAAAATACGAATGTAGTTATTGAGTCATGTCCAAGTTCCAATGAGTATATTGGAATGGTAAGAGACAAGGCACATCATCCGTTGGTTCGATTTGCGAGTAATGATCTGAAATTTACAATCTCTACTGATGATCCTGGAATTTTCGGAACTAATATCAAAGAAGAATATGATAAAGCTCAGATTCTAGGGTTAGATACTGAATATTTGGAAAAGGTCAGAAAGAATTCTTTTCAATATACATCCGAAATTCTATCAGGAAGAATAAGATCAGAAGAAGGAGCAGCGTTCTAA
- a CDS encoding aldo/keto reductase, translating into MKKRRLGKTGMVVSEICMGTMTFGSSCDEKEAHRILNKAFDSGIDFYDTAEIYPVPPEAEYVHATEKIFGNWLKTKKRESILIATKVCGPGHGWFTPPVREGKTALDRRNIKVAIEGSLKRLGTDYIDLYQTHWPDHDFGFEETLEALTELIDEGKVRYIGSSNETAWGTMKSLEVSRTNKLARYESIQNNFSILNRRFEDALSDICRREQISLLPYSPLAGGVLTGKYNGPTPPENARFTRYAKLPTERQRRMANRFLNEGTLASTKELIEIAKEAGISVTTLSVAWSKQHDYVASTIIGANTVEQLEESLKASNLILSDDILKKIDEVSKKIPYPMG; encoded by the coding sequence ATGAAAAAAAGAAGGCTTGGAAAAACGGGGATGGTGGTTTCCGAAATTTGTATGGGGACTATGACTTTCGGCTCTAGTTGCGACGAGAAAGAAGCACATCGAATTCTGAACAAAGCCTTCGATTCAGGAATAGACTTTTATGATACTGCTGAGATCTATCCTGTTCCTCCTGAAGCAGAGTATGTTCATGCTACTGAAAAAATTTTTGGAAATTGGTTAAAGACCAAAAAGAGAGAATCCATCCTGATCGCTACAAAAGTATGTGGCCCAGGTCATGGGTGGTTCACTCCTCCGGTGAGAGAAGGTAAAACTGCTCTGGACCGCAGGAACATAAAAGTAGCTATTGAAGGAAGTTTAAAAAGACTGGGAACCGATTATATAGACTTATACCAAACTCATTGGCCTGATCATGATTTCGGATTCGAAGAAACTCTAGAAGCTTTGACCGAATTGATAGACGAAGGAAAAGTCAGATATATAGGGAGTAGTAATGAAACCGCTTGGGGAACCATGAAAAGTTTAGAAGTTTCCCGTACGAATAAACTAGCGAGATACGAATCCATCCAAAATAATTTCAGCATATTGAATCGAAGATTTGAAGACGCTCTTTCTGATATTTGTAGAAGAGAACAGATCAGCCTTCTCCCATACTCTCCATTGGCAGGAGGTGTATTGACCGGAAAATATAACGGGCCAACTCCGCCTGAAAACGCAAGATTTACACGTTATGCAAAACTTCCCACAGAAAGACAAAGAAGAATGGCAAATCGTTTTCTGAATGAAGGTACTCTCGCTTCTACAAAAGAACTGATAGAAATCGCTAAAGAAGCAGGAATTAGTGTTACAACTCTTTCAGTTGCTTGGTCCAAACAGCACGACTACGTAGCTTCTACTATTATTGGAGCCAATACTGTAGAACAATTAGAAGAAAGTTTAAAGGCATCTAACCTTATCTTGTCTGATGATATTTTGAAAAAGATAGATGAGGTTTCTAAAAAGATCCCTTATCCGATGGGGTGA
- a CDS encoding Crp/Fnr family transcriptional regulator encodes MSNGFFQIVNYPKGSYVIVEGKKEAHNFFIIRQGKVRVTRENQVVGEDPNQLLGPGDFFGVVAAMSQHAQIESAIALTDVSLIQVSYDQFGTLIQKNTPVAMKIIRYFSMKLRQFDSTITRLSFRTAVEEDPNQLFSIGEYYFNQKNTLHAAYAFQKYLQYLPNGQFATQAKLKLQTVNQPVAPPPIDYTKFNRAYGDNEMIFCEHEPGRELYIIQHGRVKITKIVDSNEVLLAVLQSGDIFGEMALLDNKPRSASAIAWGEVQLLAINKANFEGMVKAQPQLATRLITLLSERIWTAYKQLANLLISDPQGRVADTLLTLVEKNRVKVIPKSTYNFEIGTKDLIKMVGLTYPKDENLVLDLISKNKFIKLDQGKISCTDLVELEKLVQAFRKKSQIDAKIKKRA; translated from the coding sequence ATGTCCAACGGCTTCTTTCAAATCGTGAATTACCCGAAAGGGTCCTATGTCATCGTCGAAGGCAAGAAAGAAGCCCATAATTTCTTTATTATCCGACAAGGCAAGGTTAGGGTCACCCGCGAAAACCAAGTAGTAGGTGAGGATCCGAACCAACTTTTGGGACCGGGAGATTTTTTTGGAGTGGTTGCTGCAATGAGTCAGCACGCTCAGATCGAATCCGCAATTGCTCTTACTGATGTTTCCTTAATTCAGGTAAGTTATGATCAGTTCGGAACTCTGATCCAAAAAAATACTCCTGTAGCGATGAAAATCATTCGCTACTTCTCTATGAAACTCAGACAGTTCGACTCTACGATTACTCGTCTGTCTTTCCGTACTGCTGTTGAAGAAGATCCGAATCAGTTGTTCTCGATCGGAGAATATTATTTCAATCAGAAGAACACTCTTCACGCCGCTTACGCTTTCCAAAAATATCTGCAATATCTTCCTAATGGTCAATTTGCTACTCAGGCAAAACTGAAATTACAAACAGTCAACCAACCAGTTGCACCTCCTCCAATAGATTATACAAAGTTTAACCGTGCATACGGTGATAACGAGATGATCTTTTGTGAGCATGAGCCTGGTAGAGAATTATATATCATCCAACATGGAAGAGTAAAGATCACAAAGATCGTAGACTCTAACGAAGTGCTTCTCGCAGTTTTACAAAGCGGGGACATATTCGGAGAAATGGCATTATTAGATAATAAACCTAGATCCGCTTCTGCAATTGCCTGGGGAGAAGTACAACTTCTTGCGATTAACAAGGCAAACTTCGAAGGAATGGTTAAGGCACAGCCTCAATTAGCAACCAGGCTAATCACTCTTCTTTCTGAAAGGATTTGGACCGCTTATAAACAGCTTGCTAACTTGCTTATCTCAGATCCTCAGGGAAGGGTCGCTGATACATTACTCACTCTTGTCGAGAAAAATAGAGTTAAGGTTATTCCTAAATCCACGTACAATTTCGAGATAGGCACTAAAGACTTGATCAAGATGGTTGGATTGACTTATCCAAAAGATGAGAACTTGGTTTTGGATCTAATCTCCAAAAACAAATTTATCAAATTGGATCAGGGGAAAATTTCCTGCACTGATCTAGTTGAATTAGAAAAATTAGTACAGGCATTCCGCAAAAAATCACAGATAGACGCTAAGATCAAAAAACGCGCTTAA
- a CDS encoding MATE family efflux transporter: protein MASLYKKILKLYRPSRLNVKILSLALPVVFGMLSQSLVWITDTVMVGYLGQNAIAAIGIGGTSYYTLVAFLIGFSMGVQIIVARRFGEGKKSEIGKVGISTLYLSILLGSFISISGPWVSESLMFWIGPEKTVNSLGTEYLYFRFIGSGFYFLGFCFRGFMDGLGLTKVGFVSMAVTTIANIIFNWILIYGNLGFSPMGIGGAGLASSIAGFAGLLVFPIFFFYYKLGQYFEEVDLLPSKDHLIEIFKVGIPPGFEEGLVNVAFVVFSKIQGLISILAVAASNVLFSTLSFAFLPGYAFGVAATTILGQAMGAKKYKLAYHSAFRSAFISAHVMGFIGLCFIFLGKTIVYAMTRDHALVEECYPVLLLLGVIQIGDAYHMVIGAALRGAGLQNYVFRIYILLTYALMLPLAYLFGIVWKGGTLGIWAAIFVWIASLSLIFIYEFRKKNWVKGTV, encoded by the coding sequence TTGGCCTCTTTGTATAAAAAAATACTCAAACTATATCGCCCCAGTCGATTGAACGTTAAAATCCTTTCCCTAGCATTGCCTGTAGTTTTCGGAATGTTAAGTCAATCTTTGGTTTGGATTACGGACACTGTTATGGTCGGATACCTAGGCCAAAATGCAATCGCGGCCATAGGTATAGGTGGAACCAGTTATTATACTCTTGTTGCATTCTTAATCGGATTTTCAATGGGAGTACAGATCATAGTCGCAAGAAGGTTTGGAGAAGGTAAAAAATCCGAAATAGGAAAGGTAGGAATTTCTACACTTTATCTCTCTATACTTTTAGGTAGTTTCATATCCATATCCGGACCTTGGGTTTCTGAATCTCTCATGTTTTGGATCGGTCCTGAAAAAACGGTTAACTCGCTTGGAACAGAATATTTATATTTTAGATTTATCGGCAGTGGTTTTTATTTTTTAGGATTCTGCTTCAGAGGCTTTATGGATGGTCTTGGATTAACCAAAGTTGGTTTTGTATCCATGGCAGTAACTACTATCGCAAACATAATCTTTAACTGGATACTGATCTATGGAAATTTAGGATTTTCTCCTATGGGAATAGGAGGCGCTGGACTTGCATCGTCAATTGCAGGATTTGCGGGGTTATTGGTATTTCCTATATTCTTTTTTTATTATAAACTAGGACAGTATTTTGAAGAAGTAGATCTTCTTCCGAGCAAAGATCATCTTATAGAAATTTTTAAAGTAGGAATTCCGCCAGGTTTTGAAGAAGGTTTGGTTAACGTTGCGTTTGTGGTCTTCTCCAAAATACAAGGTTTGATCTCTATACTCGCAGTTGCAGCATCCAATGTTTTGTTTTCAACATTAAGCTTTGCATTCTTGCCGGGATATGCATTCGGAGTAGCAGCGACTACGATCTTAGGGCAGGCAATGGGAGCTAAAAAATACAAACTCGCTTATCATTCTGCATTTCGTTCCGCATTCATTTCTGCGCATGTGATGGGATTCATAGGTCTATGTTTTATCTTCTTAGGAAAAACGATTGTGTATGCGATGACCAGAGACCACGCCTTGGTCGAGGAATGTTATCCGGTACTTCTATTATTAGGAGTCATTCAGATCGGAGATGCATATCATATGGTAATCGGTGCCGCCTTAAGAGGAGCCGGTTTGCAGAACTATGTCTTTAGGATATATATTCTTCTTACCTATGCGTTAATGCTTCCATTAGCTTATCTTTTCGGGATCGTATGGAAAGGTGGAACTCTAGGAATCTGGGCTGCGATATTCGTTTGGATCGCTTCTCTTTCGCTAATTTTTATCTATGAATTCAGAAAGAAAAATTGGGTAAAAGGGACTGTTTAA
- a CDS encoding TrkH family potassium uptake protein, which translates to MNPFLDPQLRTKLVSEWGRISIFFEENIKPTLRFIFGVLGVISLFILIFLYGFYYPPEWIHPLRLVTMTIVWYLVIYEFLSFLFSLAPYKAYLKFHKIETFVVLVVILQFFFEEKIESILSQQRTEEVILLFLSLSQLTLAFGGFAHFLRRARLSLGKISPSLVMTASFAILIFLGTSALCLPRAEARPIQLVDLFFTAVSAVCVTGLSTIDVSQDLTGTGQVILMILVQLGGLGLMTLTVFFALVLEGQVSVTEKLIVKDLFSQESIGRAGSILKQVAYQTFAIEGIGSVFLYITFPKELGYSQKELIFQSIFHSITGFCNAGFALFPKGLAEPYFKESYSFLSVLMILIVFGGLGFPTMNQLLKKIRFDGESFRQRFSLGSKLILITTLFLLLFGWISYWVLERNFSLKDLTWYDQSFHSLFYSVTTRTAGFNTLDISSMGIPMVFVSLFLMWVGASPNSTGGGIKTSTLALATLQFYQFFTGKERVDVFGRTVAENSLSRASVAIVLSMFVIFLGILFLICFEKPLPFLDICYEVVSAYGTTGLSRGITSKFETPGKLLLCVVMFVGRVGVLTVLLAFVPKRKPRRYWYPEEYVVVG; encoded by the coding sequence ATGAACCCTTTTTTAGATCCTCAGTTACGGACAAAATTAGTTTCCGAATGGGGGAGGATTTCAATCTTCTTCGAAGAGAATATCAAACCTACTTTAAGATTTATATTCGGTGTTTTAGGTGTTATTTCGCTCTTTATACTGATCTTTCTATATGGATTTTATTATCCACCTGAATGGATTCATCCACTTCGTTTGGTTACCATGACCATAGTTTGGTATTTGGTAATTTATGAATTTTTAAGTTTTCTTTTCTCATTAGCTCCATATAAAGCTTATTTAAAATTTCATAAGATAGAAACGTTTGTAGTTTTAGTAGTGATCCTACAGTTTTTCTTTGAAGAAAAAATAGAATCGATTCTTTCTCAGCAAAGAACGGAAGAGGTCATACTTTTATTTTTATCCTTAAGTCAGTTGACATTGGCGTTCGGAGGCTTTGCTCATTTTTTAAGAAGAGCAAGACTTTCTCTCGGAAAAATTTCTCCTTCTCTAGTGATGACAGCAAGTTTTGCGATCCTGATCTTTTTGGGAACTTCCGCTTTATGTTTGCCAAGAGCGGAAGCAAGACCAATCCAACTAGTGGATCTATTTTTTACTGCGGTAAGTGCAGTATGCGTTACCGGTTTGAGCACAATTGATGTTTCTCAGGATCTGACCGGAACAGGGCAGGTCATCTTGATGATCCTTGTCCAACTTGGTGGTTTGGGACTGATGACATTGACTGTATTCTTTGCATTGGTTTTAGAGGGACAGGTTTCCGTTACGGAAAAACTAATCGTCAAAGATCTATTCAGCCAAGAATCGATAGGAAGGGCAGGTTCCATCTTAAAACAGGTTGCCTACCAGACATTCGCGATAGAAGGAATCGGCTCTGTCTTTCTATATATAACCTTTCCGAAAGAGTTGGGATATTCTCAAAAAGAACTGATCTTCCAATCTATATTTCACTCTATAACAGGATTTTGTAATGCAGGTTTTGCACTTTTTCCAAAAGGATTAGCGGAACCTTATTTTAAGGAATCTTATTCGTTTCTTTCGGTATTAATGATCTTGATTGTATTTGGTGGTTTAGGTTTTCCCACTATGAATCAGCTTTTAAAGAAGATTAGGTTTGACGGAGAATCTTTTAGACAGCGTTTTTCTTTGGGCTCCAAGCTGATATTGATCACCACATTATTCTTATTACTCTTCGGTTGGATATCCTACTGGGTTCTAGAAAGAAATTTCAGTTTGAAGGATTTGACTTGGTATGACCAGTCATTTCATTCTTTATTCTATTCAGTGACCACGAGGACTGCAGGATTTAATACTTTGGATATTTCTTCCATGGGGATCCCAATGGTGTTCGTGAGTTTATTTCTAATGTGGGTGGGCGCTTCTCCAAACTCAACTGGAGGAGGTATCAAAACTTCCACATTGGCGCTTGCTACTTTACAGTTTTATCAGTTCTTTACAGGAAAGGAAAGAGTGGATGTATTCGGAAGAACCGTTGCGGAAAATTCACTCTCCAGAGCATCTGTTGCAATTGTACTTTCCATGTTTGTTATATTCCTAGGGATCTTATTTCTGATCTGTTTTGAGAAACCTTTACCTTTTCTGGATATTTGTTATGAAGTAGTTTCTGCTTATGGAACAACTGGCCTTAGTAGAGGGATCACTTCTAAGTTTGAAACTCCTGGAAAATTACTTTTATGCGTTGTGATGTTTGTTGGAAGAGTTGGCGTTCTGACAGTATTATTGGCTTTTGTTCCAAAACGAAAACCTCGAAGATACTGGTATCCTGAAGAATACGTTGTGGTAGGTTAA
- a CDS encoding tetratricopeptide repeat protein, whose product MFSGFYFKGTRFPSFSKATFKSFCLSRILIVFLLIFSFSFSAFGQGENPSKQGPSDPDILFRIAEEAYKDRRFYKAAESLRNFLVLYPGNSKKNRVLGLLKDCFVKLDRPEKALEVSLDLYKMEPTGESGLESYLEAGRLLAKMGEIDQAKQIFSSICRQSYSRAMAEKAALEFSGIDLLSDGEESSPEGESCREK is encoded by the coding sequence TTGTTTTCCGGATTTTATTTTAAGGGCACACGTTTTCCCTCTTTTTCAAAGGCAACTTTCAAATCGTTCTGCCTTTCGCGAATCCTGATCGTCTTCCTCCTAATTTTTTCATTCTCCTTCTCCGCATTTGGCCAAGGGGAAAATCCTTCCAAGCAAGGACCTTCTGATCCTGATATTTTGTTTCGGATTGCTGAGGAGGCATATAAGGACCGCCGTTTTTATAAAGCAGCCGAAAGTCTTCGTAACTTCTTGGTTCTATATCCTGGAAATTCCAAAAAAAACAGGGTGCTAGGCCTTCTTAAAGATTGTTTCGTGAAATTGGATCGTCCTGAGAAAGCCTTGGAAGTGAGTCTGGATCTTTATAAAATGGAACCCACAGGAGAATCTGGGTTAGAATCCTACTTGGAAGCGGGGCGCCTACTGGCCAAGATGGGAGAAATCGACCAGGCGAAACAGATTTTCTCCTCTATTTGCAGGCAATCTTACTCCAGAGCAATGGCAGAAAAAGCCGCCCTGGAATTTTCCGGTATCGATTTACTTTCGGATGGGGAAGAATCTTCTCCGGAAGGGGAATCTTGTCGCGAAAAATAA